In Pseudocalidococcus azoricus BACA0444, the genomic stretch ATCTACCCCTGTAGAAAATGTAGCTACCCCATCAGAAGTCTCTGCACCTGCCCCCGCGTCCCCTGCAACTCCCAGTGTGCCGGTCTCTACCCCAGTGGCCGCTCCTCCCAGTCCACCGGCCCCGCAAGCTGTAGCTCCACCCGCTCCTAAACCAGTTGCCTCCCCCTCTGGCCGAGTTGCTTGTCAAAGTTGCCCCAGGCCTGCCTATCCGGGAGCAATGCGTCAAAAAGGAGTTGAAGGTCGGGTTGGTCTAGTGGTGGATGTCAGCCCAGGGGGAACGGTGGTCAGTGCCAGTATTATCCAGTCCAGTGGCTATCCTGAGTTTGACGAAGCTGCATTAAGAGCCGTTCGAGGTTGGGGGTTCACCAGAAGCGGTCAAGGTAAGCAGGGGTTGCCAGTATCGGTGCGGTTTGAACTCCAGTAATTGAACCCAGTGGGGGGGGATAGATGGCATCTGAAGATGGCCGCTATGTTAATTATGTTGAGCTGGCCTGGCTAATCACTGCTCTCGGATTTAGATACTTCTTCTGCCTTGATTTATCATTACATTGTGATTATAGTTAGAAAAATCGTCAATAAAATGCCAGTTAAAACTGGTCAAATTTGGTTAAT encodes the following:
- a CDS encoding energy transducer TonB, which codes for MNDFVLLLESRHRQGFWAACVAASVLLHGLVLANAGAWWRVLPEAESPIAEVIILPEPEPIPQPTQPIPETQPPPELRRTELPRPRPQPPSLTPALPQPQPAPVQQQSRPQPAATPAPPSHTAPSTPVENVATPSEVSAPAPASPATPSVPVSTPVAAPPSPPAPQAVAPPAPKPVASPSGRVACQSCPRPAYPGAMRQKGVEGRVGLVVDVSPGGTVVSASIIQSSGYPEFDEAALRAVRGWGFTRSGQGKQGLPVSVRFELQ